The following are from one region of the Paracoccus sp. S3-43 genome:
- the aroB gene encoding 3-dehydroquinate synthase, with amino-acid sequence MTPDPVTVHVPLGDRAYDVRIGAGLIDRAGGEIAPLLRRPRVAIVTDETVAGLHLPRLQAALKAEGIASEALTLPAGEATKSWPHLTTCVEWLLDRRIERRDIVVAFGGGVIGDLAGFAAAILRRGVRFVQIPTTLLAQVDSSVGGKTGINSPHGKNLIGAFHQPSLVLADIAVLDTLSPRDFLAGYGEVVKYGLLGDAEFFEWLEANAPRLRDDIALRQHAVAHSVAMKAGIVTRDETEQGERALLNLGHTFGHALESATGYSSRLLHGEGVAVGCALAFDLSARMGLCSQEAPSRVLEHLRRMGMPAAIRDIPGDLPDDAALIALMGQDKKVVDGRLRFVLARGIGEAFVSDDVQPDTLAAVLRDAR; translated from the coding sequence ATGACCCCTGATCCCGTTACCGTCCATGTCCCCCTCGGCGACCGCGCCTATGACGTGCGCATCGGCGCCGGCCTGATCGACCGCGCGGGCGGGGAAATCGCGCCCCTGCTGCGCCGCCCCCGCGTGGCCATCGTCACCGACGAAACGGTGGCCGGGCTGCATCTGCCGCGCTTGCAGGCCGCGCTGAAGGCCGAAGGCATCGCGTCCGAGGCGCTGACCCTGCCTGCGGGCGAGGCCACGAAAAGCTGGCCGCACCTGACGACTTGCGTCGAATGGCTGCTGGACCGGCGGATCGAGCGCCGCGACATCGTGGTGGCTTTCGGCGGCGGCGTGATCGGCGACCTGGCGGGATTTGCCGCCGCGATCCTGCGCCGGGGCGTGCGCTTCGTGCAGATCCCCACGACCCTGCTGGCGCAGGTCGACAGCAGCGTCGGCGGCAAGACCGGCATCAACAGCCCGCACGGCAAGAACCTGATCGGCGCCTTCCACCAGCCCTCGCTGGTGCTGGCCGACATCGCGGTGCTGGACACGCTGAGCCCGCGCGATTTCCTGGCGGGCTATGGCGAGGTCGTGAAATACGGGCTGCTGGGCGATGCGGAGTTCTTCGAGTGGCTGGAGGCGAACGCCCCCCGCCTGCGCGACGATATTGCCCTGCGCCAGCACGCGGTGGCCCATTCGGTCGCCATGAAGGCCGGGATCGTCACGCGGGACGAAACCGAACAGGGCGAACGGGCGCTGCTGAACCTGGGCCACACCTTCGGCCATGCGCTGGAATCCGCGACCGGCTATTCGTCCCGCCTGCTGCATGGCGAAGGCGTGGCGGTCGGCTGCGCGCTGGCCTTCGATCTGTCGGCCCGCATGGGCCTGTGCAGCCAGGAAGCGCCGTCGCGGGTGCTGGAACATCTGCGCCGGATGGGAATGCCCGCCGCGATCCGCGACATTCCGGGCGACCTGCCCGACGACGCGGCGCTGATCGCGCTGATGGGGCAGGACAAGAAGGTCGTGGACGGTCGCCTGCGCTTCGTCCTGGCGCGCGGCATCGGCGAGGCTTTCGTCAGCGACGACGTGCAGCCCGACACCCTGGCGGCCGTGCTGCGGGACGCCCGCTAG
- a CDS encoding shikimate kinase yields the protein MTPFSRANKRGTEMRQRLGRHIVLIGMMGAGKTALGSELARRLRVPFTDSDVEIETAAAMSISEIFARDGEAFFRDREAQVIARILRESPRVISTGGGAWMQDRNRAAISAAGMSVWLSCDLETLWHRVRQRGTRPLLQTADPKGTLARLLAERTPTYALSELTFPARPGDSVDTATTRLLDAIRTADHPALVTETP from the coding sequence ATCACGCCATTCAGTCGGGCCAATAAACGGGGGACAGAGATGCGCCAGCGTCTGGGGCGCCATATCGTGCTGATCGGGATGATGGGGGCGGGCAAGACCGCGCTCGGGTCGGAACTGGCCCGGCGGCTGCGCGTGCCCTTTACCGATTCGGATGTCGAGATCGAGACGGCGGCCGCCATGTCCATCTCGGAAATCTTCGCCCGCGACGGAGAGGCGTTCTTCCGCGACCGCGAGGCGCAGGTGATCGCCCGGATCCTTAGGGAATCGCCGCGCGTGATCTCGACCGGCGGCGGGGCGTGGATGCAGGACCGCAACCGCGCGGCCATCAGCGCGGCCGGAATGTCGGTCTGGCTGTCCTGCGACCTGGAAACCCTGTGGCACCGCGTGCGCCAGCGCGGCACCCGGCCCCTGCTGCAAACCGCCGATCCCAAGGGCACGCTGGCCCGGCTGCTGGCCGAACGGACCCCGACCTATGCCCTGTCCGAACTGACCTTTCCCGCCCGCCCCGGCGACAGCGTGGATACCGCGACGACGCGGCTGCTGGACGCCATCCGGACCGCCGATCATCCCGCCCTTGTGACCGAGACGCCATGA
- a CDS encoding invasion associated locus B family protein, which translates to MPIKPSQAVLAALALIAAPAFAQDSTAPAATPAPAAETPAAEAPAADAPAAPEAPAAPAPAADAATTGAPATDAPAPDASTTDAPAAAPAADAGPQVGQYYAKETHQDWTTRCIKAEQGKDPCELYQLLKDGEGNSVAEMTLIPLRNGEVAAGATLIAPLETDLIQGLGFAVGTAEPRGYPFNFCAPVGCVSRMGFTAAELDALKRGANATVTLLPFGGDRENPVRLTLSLSGFTAAFDALAAYADEPAPAAAPAPAAETPPAAEAPAN; encoded by the coding sequence ATGCCAATCAAACCCTCGCAGGCAGTTCTGGCCGCGCTTGCCCTGATCGCGGCCCCGGCCTTCGCGCAGGACAGCACCGCCCCCGCCGCCACTCCGGCCCCCGCTGCGGAAACCCCGGCTGCGGAAGCCCCTGCGGCAGACGCACCGGCGGCACCCGAGGCTCCGGCAGCCCCGGCGCCCGCCGCCGACGCGGCGACGACCGGCGCCCCCGCGACGGACGCCCCTGCCCCGGACGCCTCCACCACAGACGCACCCGCCGCAGCTCCGGCCGCCGATGCCGGGCCGCAGGTCGGGCAGTATTACGCCAAGGAAACCCACCAGGATTGGACGACCCGCTGCATCAAGGCCGAACAGGGCAAGGATCCGTGCGAGCTGTATCAGCTGCTGAAGGATGGTGAGGGCAACTCCGTCGCCGAAATGACCCTGATTCCCCTGCGCAACGGCGAGGTCGCGGCAGGCGCGACCCTGATCGCTCCGCTGGAAACCGACCTGATCCAGGGTCTGGGCTTCGCGGTGGGCACGGCCGAGCCGCGCGGCTATCCCTTCAACTTCTGCGCCCCCGTGGGCTGCGTGTCCCGCATGGGCTTCACCGCGGCCGAGCTTGACGCCCTGAAACGCGGCGCGAACGCGACGGTGACGCTGCTGCCGTTCGGCGGCGACCGCGAGAACCCGGTCCGGCTGACGCTGTCGCTGTCAGGCTTTACCGCCGCCTTCGACGCCCTGGCCGCCTATGCCGACGAGCCTGCCCCCGCCGCCGCTCCGGCCCCCGCTGCGGAAACGCCGCCTGCCGCCGAAGCCCCGGCCAACTGA
- a CDS encoding DMT family transporter: MQVLARAFALMGRKNPATGRPANAQTAGIALILAAILGFTLMDATAKHLTQTYHPAQVVWARFVGNLAIFAVIFRGAMFALMRTRRPGLQFSRALMQLGSVGLFFSSLQVIGLAEATAIMDLNPVLITLGAALFLGERIGPRRLAGIGAALIGALIIIRPGLGVFQPAALLPLAGAFTYAAGALLTRMARADSVATSVMWSAVVGTLLTSLLVPFVWQPIAMADLWAFALLGVFGTLSQYLLVRAFATAEAGVLAPFGYTGLVWAGLWGWLLFGQLPDPFTVAGAALIVAAGLYVWSRESRAARKTP, translated from the coding sequence ATGCAGGTTCTGGCGCGGGCCTTTGCCCTGATGGGGCGGAAAAACCCTGCGACGGGCAGGCCCGCCAACGCCCAGACGGCGGGCATCGCCCTGATCCTGGCCGCGATCCTGGGCTTCACGCTGATGGACGCGACGGCCAAGCACCTGACCCAGACCTATCACCCCGCGCAGGTGGTCTGGGCGCGCTTCGTGGGCAACCTGGCGATCTTCGCGGTGATCTTCCGGGGCGCGATGTTTGCGCTGATGCGCACCCGCCGCCCCGGACTGCAATTTTCCCGCGCGCTGATGCAGCTTGGCTCGGTCGGGCTGTTCTTCAGTTCGCTGCAAGTCATCGGCCTGGCCGAGGCGACGGCGATCATGGACCTGAACCCGGTCCTGATCACCCTGGGCGCCGCCCTGTTCCTGGGCGAGAGGATCGGCCCCCGGCGGCTGGCGGGCATCGGCGCGGCGCTGATCGGCGCGCTGATCATCATCCGCCCCGGCCTGGGCGTGTTCCAGCCTGCCGCCCTGCTGCCGCTGGCGGGGGCCTTCACCTATGCCGCGGGCGCGCTGCTGACACGGATGGCGCGGGCGGATTCGGTCGCGACCTCGGTCATGTGGTCGGCGGTGGTCGGCACGCTTCTGACATCGCTGCTGGTGCCCTTCGTCTGGCAGCCCATCGCCATGGCCGACCTGTGGGCCTTTGCGCTGCTGGGCGTCTTCGGCACGCTCAGCCAGTATCTGCTGGTGCGCGCCTTCGCCACGGCCGAGGCCGGCGTGCTGGCCCCCTTCGGCTATACCGGGCTGGTCTGGGCGGGTCTGTGGGGCTGGCTGCTGTTCGGCCAGCTGCCGGATCCGTTCACGGTCGCGGGGGCCGCGCTGATCGTCGCGGCGGGCCTCTATGTCTGGTCCCGCGAATCCCGCGCGGCGCGGAAAACTCCATGA
- a CDS encoding DUF6456 domain-containing protein, whose translation MTLLTGDFAIDRLPAEHRSLTEAIGKPADDLPDDARLYLRHVEEGQSIRALARSEGCHASTILRRIRRFEARRDDPLVDGALTEVADRPRQPDERQILRILRRLAEPGAILVTAEGMDKAIVSRDDIRTAVLDRRVAEVMALRGWVVPSAAPGRVQRYAIAPAGRDALRGMLRSPRQRKAVPGPGDFTDASPVTSDTGPGMAEAPAGFDHADRHRVWEKRVIEDPEDGRRRRIRVNIAESPLLLLARRRDGAGKPFLSPGLVAAGERLREDFELAQMGPRVTQNWTGFMTSGIDVSRSGGGYRGGSESARDRVAMALRDLGPGMGDIVLRVCCFLEGIELTERRLGWSARSGKIVLRLALMRLERHYQETYGSGSRLIG comes from the coding sequence ATGACGCTTTTGACCGGTGATTTCGCCATCGACCGCCTTCCCGCGGAGCACCGTTCCCTGACCGAGGCCATAGGCAAGCCTGCCGACGATCTGCCCGACGACGCCCGCCTGTATCTTCGCCATGTCGAAGAAGGCCAGTCGATCCGTGCCCTGGCACGGTCCGAAGGGTGTCACGCATCCACCATCCTGCGCCGCATCCGCCGGTTCGAGGCGCGGCGAGACGATCCTCTGGTCGACGGCGCCCTGACCGAGGTCGCGGATCGTCCCCGGCAACCGGATGAACGCCAGATCCTGCGGATCCTGCGGCGCCTGGCCGAACCGGGCGCGATCCTGGTCACGGCCGAAGGCATGGACAAGGCCATCGTCAGCCGCGACGACATCAGGACCGCCGTGCTGGATCGCCGGGTCGCCGAGGTGATGGCGCTTCGCGGCTGGGTCGTGCCCTCGGCCGCGCCGGGGCGGGTTCAGCGTTACGCCATCGCCCCGGCCGGGCGCGACGCCCTGCGCGGGATGCTGCGCTCCCCCCGGCAGCGCAAGGCGGTGCCCGGTCCCGGCGATTTCACCGATGCCAGCCCGGTGACCAGCGACACCGGTCCCGGCATGGCCGAGGCGCCCGCCGGCTTCGATCATGCCGACCGCCACCGGGTCTGGGAAAAGCGCGTCATCGAAGACCCCGAGGACGGCCGCCGCCGCCGCATCCGCGTCAACATCGCCGAAAGCCCGCTGCTGCTGCTGGCGCGGCGTCGCGACGGGGCGGGCAAGCCCTTCCTGTCGCCCGGTCTGGTCGCGGCGGGCGAACGCCTGCGCGAGGATTTCGAACTGGCCCAGATGGGACCGCGCGTGACGCAGAACTGGACCGGCTTCATGACCTCGGGGATCGATGTCAGCCGCAGCGGCGGCGGCTATCGGGGCGGATCCGAATCCGCGCGCGACCGGGTGGCGATGGCGCTGCGCGACCTTGGTCCCGGCATGGGCGACATCGTGTTGCGGGTCTGCTGCTTCCTGGAAGGGATCGAACTGACCGAACGCCGTCTGGGCTGGTC
- a CDS encoding helicase HerA-like domain-containing protein, translating into MAGVVDDQANSVFVGGGGPGHASPQSLLLKYANRHGLIAGATGTGKTVTLQTLAESLSLAGVPVFLSDVKGDLAGLSRPGTVEGPLHGPFSERAAQIGLDLDYQAFPVTFWDVWGQAGHPVRTTPADMGPLLLSRLMDLTDAQEGVMNIAFRLADEQGLALLDLKDLQAMLVWVGQNAADLSLRYGNVGAASVGAIQRALLVLENQGGDRLFGEPALDLSDIIRQDASGKGMINILAADRLMRSPRLYATFLLWLLSELFEQLPEIGDPDRPRIAFFFDEAHLLFDDAPKALIDKIEQVARLIRSKGVSLWFISQNPADIPEGVLGQLGNRIQHALRAFTAKDQKALRMAAENYRANPDFDTAQAIQQVGTGEAVTSLLEAKGVPGIAQRTLIRPPFSRIGPVSDAERAQVMDASPMALKYGRALDRESAHAILARRAAEAAKARETDALFDMTRSEYRNARRYRPRTEAGDGGDGDGDGGRPARGRASRSDSIVETFGKSLARQLGTRSGQAIVRGVLGSLFRGR; encoded by the coding sequence ATGGCGGGCGTGGTGGACGACCAGGCGAATTCGGTTTTCGTGGGCGGCGGCGGTCCCGGCCATGCCAGCCCGCAGTCCCTGCTGCTGAAATACGCCAACCGCCACGGCCTGATCGCGGGCGCGACCGGCACCGGCAAGACCGTCACCCTGCAAACCCTGGCCGAAAGCCTGTCGCTGGCGGGCGTTCCGGTCTTCCTGTCCGACGTAAAGGGCGATCTGGCGGGCCTGTCGCGTCCGGGCACCGTCGAAGGGCCGCTCCACGGCCCCTTTTCGGAACGCGCCGCGCAGATCGGCCTGGACCTGGACTATCAGGCCTTTCCCGTCACCTTCTGGGATGTCTGGGGCCAGGCGGGCCATCCGGTCCGCACCACGCCCGCGGATATGGGGCCGCTGCTGCTGTCGCGCCTGATGGACCTGACCGATGCGCAGGAGGGGGTGATGAACATCGCCTTCCGGCTGGCCGATGAACAGGGGCTGGCGCTGCTGGATCTGAAGGACTTGCAGGCGATGCTGGTCTGGGTGGGCCAGAACGCCGCCGACCTGTCGCTGCGCTATGGCAATGTCGGCGCGGCCAGCGTGGGGGCGATCCAGCGGGCCTTGCTGGTGCTGGAAAACCAGGGCGGCGACCGGCTGTTCGGGGAACCGGCGCTGGATCTGTCCGACATCATCCGCCAGGATGCGTCGGGCAAGGGGATGATCAACATCCTGGCCGCCGACCGGCTGATGCGGTCGCCACGGCTGTATGCGACCTTTCTGCTGTGGCTGCTGTCCGAACTGTTCGAGCAGCTGCCCGAGATCGGCGATCCCGACCGCCCCCGCATCGCGTTTTTCTTCGACGAGGCGCATCTGCTGTTCGACGACGCGCCCAAGGCGCTGATCGACAAGATCGAACAGGTCGCGCGCCTGATCCGGTCCAAGGGCGTCAGCCTCTGGTTCATCAGCCAGAACCCGGCCGACATCCCCGAGGGCGTGCTGGGCCAGCTTGGCAACCGCATCCAGCACGCGCTGCGCGCCTTTACCGCCAAGGACCAGAAGGCGCTGCGGATGGCGGCCGAAAACTATCGCGCCAATCCCGATTTCGACACCGCCCAGGCGATCCAGCAGGTCGGCACGGGCGAGGCGGTGACATCGCTTCTGGAAGCCAAGGGCGTGCCGGGCATCGCGCAACGCACGCTGATCCGCCCGCCCTTCAGCCGCATCGGTCCCGTCAGCGACGCCGAACGGGCGCAGGTGATGGACGCCTCGCCGATGGCGCTGAAATACGGGCGGGCCCTGGACCGCGAATCCGCCCACGCGATCCTGGCGCGGCGCGCGGCCGAGGCCGCGAAAGCCAGGGAAACCGACGCCCTGTTCGACATGACCCGCAGCGAATACCGCAATGCAAGGCGGTATCGGCCGCGAACCGAGGCGGGGGACGGGGGCGATGGCGATGGCGATGGCGGGCGTCCGGCGCGGGGCCGGGCATCCCGCAGCGATTCGATCGTGGAAACCTTCGGCAAAAGCCTGGCGCGGCAGCTTGGCACCAGATCGGGCCAGGCCATCGTCAGGGGTGTGCTGGGATCGCTGTTCCGGGGACGCTGA
- a CDS encoding DUF6477 family protein — translation MSYMPNVIAFRPRVVAQPLRRPRILIRAAREGQSGWRRDRDLKRLLRLDHTPAPGAALPRLRAEEALLNDARLQRAADYDMHRHILLMIAILADMRAAVAGAAVAGAAVPVRTGARIGAAMLAQMGAAISVPGTAIPAHP, via the coding sequence ATGAGCTACATGCCGAACGTGATCGCCTTCCGTCCCCGCGTCGTGGCCCAGCCGCTGCGCCGGCCGCGCATCCTGATCCGGGCCGCGCGCGAGGGGCAGTCGGGCTGGCGCCGGGATCGCGACCTGAAGCGCCTGCTGCGCCTGGATCACACCCCCGCCCCCGGCGCCGCCCTGCCCCGCCTGCGCGCCGAGGAGGCGCTGCTGAACGATGCCCGCCTGCAACGTGCGGCCGATTACGACATGCACCGCCATATCCTGTTGATGATCGCCATCCTGGCCGACATGCGCGCGGCGGTGGCGGGCGCGGCGGTGGCAGGCGCGGCGGTGCCGGTCAGGACGGGCGCGCGAATCGGCGCGGCGATGCTGGCGCAGATGGGCGCGGCGATCAGCGTCCCCGGAACAGCGATCCCAGCACACCCCTGA
- a CDS encoding site-specific tyrosine recombinase XerD, giving the protein MIADHRAISAFLDAKAAESGSARNTVLAYGRDLRDLSDWLAARRLALAQLTRERIEDYLTHCDAQGLSRATRARRLSSIRQFTRFALEEGWRDDDPAIRISGPGRAKRLPKTLDRDEIDALLAAAPRIGRSDAERARNLCLIELLYATGMRVSELVSLPAAACRGDPQVLLIRGKGDKERMVPLTPPARRALSAWLAIRDTAPKDSPLGRLIVGKGARWLFPAPGAAGHMPRQTFGRLLNDMAAAAGLSPARVTPHVIRHAFATHLLQGGADLRSIQTLLGHADLGTTEIYTHVLDDRMRDLVLTHHPLARTPAASRKAGRATGE; this is encoded by the coding sequence GTGATCGCCGATCATCGCGCCATATCGGCCTTTCTGGACGCCAAGGCCGCCGAATCCGGGTCGGCGCGCAACACCGTGCTGGCCTATGGGCGCGACCTGCGCGACCTGTCCGACTGGCTGGCGGCGCGCAGGCTGGCCTTGGCCCAACTGACCCGCGAACGGATCGAGGACTATCTGACCCATTGCGACGCCCAGGGCCTCTCGCGGGCCACGCGTGCCCGGCGGCTGTCCTCGATCCGGCAGTTCACCCGTTTCGCGCTGGAGGAAGGCTGGCGCGACGACGATCCCGCCATCCGCATCAGCGGGCCGGGCCGGGCCAAGCGGCTGCCGAAGACGCTGGACCGGGACGAGATCGACGCCCTGCTGGCCGCCGCGCCCCGGATCGGGCGCAGCGACGCCGAACGGGCGCGCAACCTGTGCCTGATCGAGCTTCTGTATGCGACCGGGATGCGCGTCAGCGAGCTGGTGTCGCTGCCCGCCGCCGCCTGCCGGGGCGATCCGCAGGTTCTGCTGATTCGCGGCAAGGGCGACAAGGAACGCATGGTCCCTCTGACGCCGCCCGCCCGGCGCGCGCTGTCGGCCTGGCTGGCGATCCGCGACACTGCGCCCAAGGACAGCCCGCTGGGCCGCCTGATCGTGGGCAAGGGCGCGCGGTGGCTGTTCCCGGCCCCCGGCGCGGCGGGACACATGCCGCGCCAGACCTTCGGGCGGCTTCTGAACGACATGGCGGCGGCGGCGGGCCTGTCCCCCGCGCGCGTCACCCCGCATGTGATCCGCCACGCCTTCGCCACGCATCTGCTGCAAGGCGGGGCCGACCTGCGGTCCATCCAGACCCTGCTGGGCCATGCCGACCTGGGCACGACCGAGATCTATACCCATGTCCTGGACGACCGGATGCGCGATCTGGTCCTGACCCATCACCCCTTGGCCCGGACGCCTGCCGCCTCTAGGAAGGCGGGACGGGCAACAGGGGAATAA